One genomic window of Aethina tumida isolate Nest 87 chromosome 3, icAetTumi1.1, whole genome shotgun sequence includes the following:
- the LOC109595680 gene encoding nitric oxide synthase-interacting protein homolog — MTRHARNCTAGAFYTYHEKKKDTQNSGYGTQHRRLEKYSIKDFDCCSLTLQPCKNPVITKDGYLFDKEAILEYIVFKKNEYYKKLKEYERQKNKNKEQNILEEAKAFQNKMNSFLIFEKSIVSRSTNVIKESDALTPSISNMLNGNEMELPSFWVPTKTPSINKPEIEKPDKTIYCPISKKPLKAKDLIDVKFTPIKDPNVKKPMVVKEDRYKCAVTHDVLTNAVPCAVLKPTGDVVTLECVERIIKKDWIHPLTGMKLKEKDIIIMQRGGTGYAQTNENLQARESRPVLQV, encoded by the exons ATGACTCGACATGCTAGAAACTGTACGGCTGGCGCTTTTTATACCTACCACGAAAAGAAAAAGGATACTCAGAACTCCGGTTATGGAACGCAGCACAGAAGATTAGAGAAGTATTCCATTAAAGATTTCGATTGTTGCTCACTGACTTTACAGCCATGTAAAAATCCCGTCATCAC taaagACGGATATTTGTTCGACAAGGAGGCAATTCTTGAATATATTGTCTTTAAAAAAAACGAGTATTACAAAAAGTTAAAAGAATACGAacgacagaaaaataaaaacaaggaACAAAATATTCTGGAGGAAGCCAAAGCCTTTCAGAACAAGATGAACTCCTTTTTGATATTTGAGAAGAGTATTGTGAGCCGCTCTACTAATGTCATCAAAGAAAGTGATGCGTTAACCCCATCTATTTCAAACATGTTAAATGGCAACGAGATGGAATTACCCAGCTTCTGGGTCCCAACGAAAACTCCGTCAATAAATAAACCCGAAATAGAAAAACCA GACAAAACCATATATTGTCcgatttcaaaaaaacctcTTAAAGCCAAGGACTTAATTGATGTTAAGTTCACTCCAATCAAAGATCCAAACGTCAAGAAACCCATGGTAGTGAAAGAGGACAGATACAAGTGCGCCGTAACACACGATGTATTAACCAATGCAGTGCCTTGTGCAGTTCTCAAACCAAC TGGCGACGTTGTAACTCTCGAATGTGtagaaagaattattaaaaaagactGGATCCACCCCTTAACTGGcatgaaattgaaagaaaaagaTATCATAATTATGCAGAGG GGAGGAACGGGCTATGCTCAAACTAATGAAAACCTGCAGGCGAGGGAAAGTAGGCCTGTGttacaagtttaa